The following coding sequences are from one bacterium window:
- a CDS encoding PTS sugar transporter subunit IIA, with protein MTLSKFIDKSLIEVNLASSSKEEAISKLVDRIDRRTKIVDKKKVLDELLEREKGMSTGIGEGVALPHVRTSNVSKISIALGISKEGIEFNSFDGKPAHLIFLLLGPNSDNENYLTMMAQITKLVCTERKREKLLQARDPKEVIQFIIEMEAMR; from the coding sequence ATGACATTATCGAAATTTATTGACAAAAGCTTGATTGAGGTTAACTTAGCTTCTTCCTCTAAGGAAGAGGCCATCTCTAAGTTAGTTGACCGGATAGACCGCCGGACTAAGATCGTTGACAAAAAAAAGGTTCTTGATGAGCTCCTGGAACGGGAAAAGGGTATGAGCACAGGCATTGGTGAAGGCGTTGCTTTGCCCCATGTTAGGACATCAAATGTGAGCAAGATTAGTATTGCCTTGGGGATAAGTAAAGAGGGGATTGAATTTAACTCCTTTGACGGAAAGCCAGCTCATTTGATCTTTCTTCTCTTAGGCCCTAACTCTGATAATGAGAATTACTTGACTATGATGGCTCAAATTACAAAGTTAGTATGCACCGAAAGGAAGAGAGAAAAATTACTCCAGGCCAGAGATCCTAAAGAGGTAATCCAGTTCATAATCGAAATGGAGGCAATGAGATGA